The following coding sequences are from one Peromyscus eremicus chromosome X, PerEre_H2_v1, whole genome shotgun sequence window:
- the Magea10 gene encoding melanoma-associated antigen 10 yields the protein MPRPRKRRRCMVEEEPEAQSETQDLISAPVSIEEVDSSSSSTCSSSFPSSFCSSSSYYALTSSTSEEGLAASRTSSPSHSPPGAGSSCTAMISSPCSQLSTDSETEESLGSSEALPCAASLSKGEIDVKVDELVKYLLFKYLMKEPVTKAEMLNNIIRNYQDHFPVIFREASECMQLVFGIDMKEVEPAGHTYILVIALELTYDGMMTDIQGIPKTGLLIMVLSIIFMEGNCISEDMVWDVLNNIGLYAGNDHFIYGEPRKLITDDFVQEGYLEYRQVSGSHPPSYELLWGPRAYAETTKMKILMFLTSINGSDPRSYPVWYAEALRDEEERA from the coding sequence ATGCCTAGACCTCGAAAGCGTAGGCGATGTATGGTTGAGGAAGAGCCTGAGGCCCAAAGTGAGACACAAGACCTAATCAGTGCTCCAGTTTCGATAGAAGAAGTAGATTCCTCATCCTCTTCTACTTGctcctcctctttcccatcttctttctgttcttcctcttcttacTATGCTCTAACATCAAGCACCTCAGAGGAGGGGCTTGCTGCTTCCAGGACATCAAGTCCTTCTCATAGTCCTCCAGGAGCTGGCTCCTCCTGCACTGCCATGATCTCATCTCCATGTAGCCAGTTAAGTACAGACTCTGAAACTGAGGAGAGTCTAGGTTCCTCTGAGGCTCTACCATGTGCTGCTTCATTGTCTAAAGGTGAGATAGATGTAAAAGTAGATGAGTTGGTGAAATATCTGCTCTTTAAGTATCTAATGAAGGAGCCAGTCACCAAGGCAGAAATGCTGAATAATATCATTAGAAATTATCAGGACCACTTCCCTGTGATATTTAGAGAAGCCTCAGAATGCATGCAGTTAGTCTTTGGCATTGACATGAAGGAAGTAGAGCCTGCTGGCCACACTTATATCCTTGTCATAGCCCTAGAGCTCACCTATGATGGGATGATGACTGATATCCAGGGCATACCCAAGACAGGCCTCCTGATAATGGTACTGAGCATAATATTTATGGAAGGCAACTGTATTAGTGAGGACATGGTATGGGATGTGTTGAATAACATAGGCTTGTATGCTGGGAATGATCACTTCATATATGGGGAACCCAGGAAGCTCATCACTGATGATTTTGTACAAGAAGGGTACCTGGAGTACAGGCAAGTGTCGGGCAGCCATCCTCCTTCCTATGAGCTCCTCTGGGGCCCCAGAGCCTATGCTGAAACCaccaaaatgaaaattttgatgTTTTTGACCAGCATCAATGGGAGTGATCCCAGATCATATCCAGTTTGGTATGCAGAGGCTTTAAGAGATGAGGAAGAGCGGGCCTAG